One part of the Bacteroidia bacterium genome encodes these proteins:
- a CDS encoding DMT family transporter: MKNKQFISALLLTLAAIIWGFAFVAQKMGMEFIGPFLFNAIRFIMGSLILLPVVLLSKQKLKISDNKKPVYFGILLGTILFLASSAQQIGMVSTTAGNAGFITGLYVIFVPIFGIILKQIVPKIIWPAAALAIAGLYLLSVKEGFTMSVGDIWVSVSAVLWAVHVLLVGHLSKQIDPVFLAMQQFIVCGILSFITALFFEVIDLSSVLLAWGPLLYGGVLSVGVAFTLQVVGQKNAHPASASLLLSSESLFAAIGGWLILNEQMSLRAILGCTLILSGIILVQVYQYYTSKISSLKQSF, from the coding sequence TTGAAGAATAAGCAATTTATATCAGCATTATTATTAACACTTGCCGCAATTATTTGGGGTTTTGCTTTTGTTGCGCAAAAAATGGGAATGGAATTTATTGGACCATTTCTTTTTAATGCAATTCGTTTTATTATGGGTAGTTTAATTCTTTTACCTGTTGTTTTATTGTCAAAACAAAAATTAAAAATTTCTGATAATAAGAAACCTGTTTATTTCGGAATATTGTTAGGAACTATACTTTTTCTTGCATCATCAGCTCAACAAATTGGGATGGTTAGCACAACTGCTGGTAATGCAGGTTTTATTACTGGTTTATATGTGATTTTTGTTCCGATTTTTGGAATAATTTTAAAGCAAATTGTCCCTAAAATTATCTGGCCGGCTGCAGCTCTTGCAATAGCAGGGTTATATTTATTAAGTGTTAAAGAAGGATTTACTATGTCGGTGGGTGATATATGGGTATCTGTTAGTGCTGTATTGTGGGCAGTTCATGTTCTTTTAGTCGGGCATTTATCTAAACAGATTGATCCTGTTTTTCTTGCAATGCAACAATTTATTGTTTGCGGAATATTAAGCTTTATTACTGCATTATTTTTTGAAGTAATTGACTTGTCCTCTGTATTACTGGCTTGGGGACCGTTGTTATATGGAGGAGTATTGTCAGTAGGAGTCGCATTTACTTTGCAAGTTGTTGGACAAAAAAATGCACATCCAGCCTCAGCTTCATTATTACTTTCTTCAGAATCACTTTTTGCTGCAATTGGAGGATGGCTAATTTTAAATGAACAAATGAGCTTGAGAGCCATTTTAGGTTGTACATTAATTTTATCAGGTATTATTCTGGTTCAGGTTTATCAATATTATACATCAAAAATTTCATCTTTAAAACAATCATTTTGA
- a CDS encoding T9SS type A sorting domain-containing protein, with product MKIKYYSLFLLLFIGYSLYSQTKKILFVGNSYTYANDLPNTIKNLALSGGDTITVDSSTPGGYTFQLHTTNATTLAKINSTQWDYVVLQEQSQLPSFEPVQVQSDVYPYAYILDSLIHKNNACTQTVFYMTWGRKYGDASNCAFYPPVCTFEGMGARLRQSYLEMGDMFECAVAPAGMAWKRSRALDSTINLWSSDNSHPSVEGTYLTACVFYSTIFQKHSAGLSYISGINAQTANFLQLVADSTVFDSLTTLNIKVFDPKAGFSWVDNGAEIQFTNESINANSYQWFFGDGMTDNSQNPSHIYSLPGIYNVKLICSDGCLTDTICDTVSVFSTGLCSDVLLSGISIYPNPATDAVKIKFPDNIVGTYFIELDKIDGQMIQIKTLQFGSSENEVIFDTKNLESGIYFIRIDSSKGAVIHKLVKL from the coding sequence ATGAAAATTAAATATTACTCTTTGTTTTTATTGTTATTTATTGGATATAGCTTATATAGCCAAACGAAGAAAATATTATTTGTCGGAAATAGTTATACTTATGCAAATGATTTGCCTAACACTATTAAAAATTTAGCTTTATCAGGTGGAGATACAATTACTGTTGATTCAAGTACTCCTGGTGGATATACATTTCAATTACATACAACAAATGCTACAACATTGGCTAAAATAAATTCAACTCAATGGGATTATGTTGTTTTGCAGGAACAAAGTCAATTGCCTTCTTTTGAGCCAGTACAGGTGCAATCTGATGTTTATCCTTATGCTTATATTTTGGATAGTTTGATTCATAAGAATAATGCATGTACGCAAACTGTTTTTTATATGACATGGGGCAGAAAATATGGAGATGCCTCCAATTGTGCATTTTACCCTCCTGTTTGTACCTTTGAAGGAATGGGAGCTAGGTTAAGGCAGAGTTATTTAGAAATGGGTGATATGTTTGAATGTGCTGTTGCACCAGCAGGTATGGCCTGGAAAAGAAGTAGAGCATTGGATTCTACAATTAACTTATGGTCTTCTGATAATAGTCACCCTTCAGTTGAAGGAACTTATTTAACCGCTTGCGTTTTTTATTCTACTATTTTTCAAAAACATTCTGCAGGATTAAGTTATATTTCCGGAATAAATGCTCAAACTGCTAACTTTTTGCAATTAGTAGCTGATAGTACTGTTTTTGATAGTTTAACTACGTTGAATATTAAAGTGTTTGATCCAAAAGCTGGTTTTTCATGGGTTGATAATGGTGCAGAAATTCAATTCACAAATGAATCAATTAATGCTAATTCTTATCAATGGTTCTTTGGTGATGGAATGACTGATAATAGTCAAAATCCGAGTCATATATATTCTTTGCCTGGAATATATAATGTTAAACTTATTTGTTCTGACGGTTGTTTAACAGATACAATTTGTGATACAGTTTCTGTTTTTTCAACAGGATTATGCAGCGATGTTTTGCTGTCAGGAATTTCGATATATCCTAATCCTGCTACTGATGCTGTAAAAATTAAATTTCCTGATAATATTGTAGGTACTTATTTTATTGAACTAGATAAAATAGATGGACAGATGATACAAATTAAAACACTTCAGTTTGGTTCAAGTGAAAATGAGGTTATTTTTGATACTAAAAATCTGGAGTCAGGAATTTACTTTATAAGAATAGATTCTTCAAAAGGCGCTGTGATACATAAGTTGGTGAAATTATAA
- a CDS encoding transglutaminase domain-containing protein — translation MQLSHINKQFSLQREIARSRNSQIFEVLKQDLTKDEYLAFRFLYAYMPLSDLADYSGQYFLENIRMSLKAKDEMAWGKSVPESIFLHFVLPVRVNNENLDSFRIICYDELKKRVSGLTMYKAALEVNHWCHEKVTYKGSDERTSSPLSSMRYSFGRCGEESTFTVSALRMIGIPARQVYTPRWAHSDDNHAWVEVWVDGKWYFMGACEPEPDLNMGWFAAPALRTMLVHTRAFGWYNGNEPVVSKNETFSELNLIENYAPAKQITVKVIDEKSVPVENAKVEFQLYNYSEFFPIATTYTENGGLTSLKMGLGDIIVWVNKDDKFEYKKISVESTDTLSIVIKDQNLTDIIEEYDLIPPVERESVKASNEGRSENDKRLAYEDKIRTQYMATFKDSMWASVFAESLNINADSTVLFITKSYGNWKEIAIFLQATKPNYRKYALKLLSVISEKDLRDTKAAILSDYLYNAVKYLKNYKGNEEIWAKYVLSGRVANENMVSCKELYNFDFFSSKGSDKINLSPLGIKDVIIKKIKINKDANALSRNPLTPVGVYQLKVADFRSRDIFFVTMCRANGFAARLQPETLIPQYWNNNIWENVIFEAKSTISESKGIITLKNISNLDPKYYINFTLAYFKNGVYRTFQFNEEQPLSAFAKEIEAPAGKYMLVTGSRQQNGSVLSRLTFFELKPGEKKEVEVKVRESKIIEKPWGKINTDIFSLENIKTKQIVKLNELLNNKPFIIVFIDPDKEPTKHVMVDLKPVRNNFENWDGKVIFLLRPKNSSGFNSDMFPNLPSKSQFYIDYNEELIKKLSELKSTSLENDLPVIIMGDSQGNLTYFSKGYKIGVGEQLVKNLK, via the coding sequence TTGCAGTTATCACATATTAATAAACAATTTTCTCTTCAACGTGAAATAGCTAGGTCACGAAATTCACAAATATTTGAAGTATTAAAACAGGATTTGACCAAAGACGAATATCTTGCTTTTCGATTTTTATATGCATATATGCCATTGAGTGATCTAGCAGATTATTCCGGGCAATATTTTTTAGAAAATATAAGAATGTCTTTAAAGGCAAAAGATGAGATGGCTTGGGGGAAGTCTGTTCCCGAAAGTATATTTTTGCATTTTGTACTTCCTGTAAGAGTAAATAATGAAAATCTTGATTCATTCAGGATAATATGTTATGACGAATTAAAAAAACGTGTATCAGGTTTAACAATGTATAAAGCAGCATTGGAAGTGAATCATTGGTGTCACGAAAAAGTTACTTATAAAGGTTCAGATGAAAGAACTAGCTCGCCATTAAGTTCAATGAGGTATTCTTTTGGACGATGTGGCGAAGAATCAACATTTACTGTTTCTGCTTTAAGAATGATTGGTATTCCTGCGCGTCAGGTCTATACTCCGCGTTGGGCACATTCTGATGATAATCATGCATGGGTTGAAGTTTGGGTTGATGGTAAATGGTATTTTATGGGCGCATGTGAGCCTGAACCGGATTTAAATATGGGTTGGTTTGCTGCTCCGGCATTACGTACTATGCTTGTTCATACACGTGCTTTTGGCTGGTATAATGGAAATGAACCTGTTGTATCAAAAAATGAAACTTTCTCGGAACTTAATTTAATCGAAAATTATGCGCCTGCGAAACAAATAACAGTGAAAGTAATTGATGAAAAGTCAGTCCCTGTTGAAAACGCAAAAGTTGAATTTCAACTTTATAATTACTCTGAATTTTTTCCAATTGCAACAACATATACTGAAAATGGAGGTCTTACTTCTTTAAAAATGGGATTAGGTGATATTATTGTTTGGGTAAATAAAGATGATAAATTCGAATATAAGAAAATTTCTGTAGAATCAACTGATACATTAAGTATTGTTATAAAAGATCAAAATTTAACAGATATTATTGAGGAATATGATTTAATACCTCCTGTTGAGCGCGAATCAGTTAAGGCAAGTAATGAAGGTAGAAGTGAAAATGATAAGAGGCTTGCTTATGAGGATAAGATAAGAACTCAATATATGGCTACTTTTAAAGATTCAATGTGGGCATCTGTTTTTGCTGAGTCATTAAATATAAATGCTGATAGTACGGTGTTATTTATAACAAAGAGTTATGGAAACTGGAAAGAGATTGCAATTTTTCTTCAGGCAACAAAGCCAAATTATAGAAAGTATGCTTTAAAACTTTTATCTGTAATAAGTGAAAAGGATTTAAGAGATACTAAGGCTGCTATTCTTTCAGATTATTTATATAATGCAGTAAAGTATTTAAAAAATTATAAAGGGAATGAGGAAATTTGGGCAAAATATGTGCTTTCAGGAAGAGTAGCTAATGAAAATATGGTTTCGTGTAAAGAATTATATAATTTTGATTTTTTCTCATCAAAGGGAAGTGATAAAATTAATCTTTCTCCCTTGGGAATAAAGGATGTTATTATTAAAAAGATTAAAATAAATAAAGATGCAAATGCTTTATCTAGAAACCCATTAACACCTGTTGGAGTTTATCAATTAAAAGTTGCAGATTTTAGATCGCGTGATATTTTCTTTGTAACAATGTGTCGTGCAAATGGTTTTGCAGCACGTTTACAACCCGAAACTTTGATTCCTCAATATTGGAATAATAATATTTGGGAAAATGTTATTTTTGAAGCAAAATCTACGATTAGCGAAAGTAAAGGTATAATAACATTAAAGAATATTTCTAATTTGGATCCAAAATATTACATAAATTTTACTCTTGCTTATTTTAAGAATGGTGTTTATCGTACTTTTCAATTTAATGAAGAGCAACCATTAAGTGCTTTTGCTAAAGAAATTGAGGCACCGGCTGGTAAATATATGCTTGTAACTGGAAGCAGACAGCAAAATGGATCAGTTCTTAGCAGACTTACTTTTTTTGAATTAAAACCTGGCGAAAAAAAGGAGGTTGAAGTAAAAGTTCGTGAATCTAAGATTATTGAAAAACCATGGGGAAAAATAAATACTGATATTTTTTCATTAGAGAATATTAAAACAAAGCAAATTGTTAAACTAAATGAATTGTTAAATAATAAACCATTTATTATTGTATTTATTGACCCCGATAAAGAACCTACAAAACATGTAATGGTTGATTTAAAGCCTGTACGAAATAATTTTGAGAATTGGGATGGGAAAGTTATATTTTTATTAAGACCTAAAAATAGTTCTGGTTTTAATTCTGATATGTTTCCGAATTTACCATCAAAAAGTCAGTTTTATATAGATTATAATGAAGAA
- a CDS encoding sugar MFS transporter: MENSNKTSTLITLISVFFFWGFVAASNDILIPVFKEKLNLQQWQSQMVSFAFYVAYTVGSLIYYLISQSAKGDILNRIGYKNGISLGLIISAIGTLLFYPAAQTASFPLMISGLFIVGLGFSLQQIAANPLAIVMGDPKKGSQRLSLAGGVNNVGTTIGPLLVSFAIFGTIATTGTNIADISSIKTPYLILGAAFILVAIVFKFSSIPNKIPTINDDNSTDSHSLNDRKSALKYPQLVLGMIGIFVYVGVEVSTASNLPEFMKQHIGLTTDKIAPFISLFWASLMIGRWTSSVGAFNIKGSLKDIMRFLMPYIAFGVFLVVNKIANHDITPFYIYAFVIVALIIADILSKGNPARQLLLFSLLGISALFVGMLSDGMVSVYAFISVGLFCSTLWPCIFTLAIAGLGRHTNSGSSFLVMMIMGGGVISLIQGYVSSDDILGIQWSYLVGVACFAYLAFYAFKVNGILKKQGIDFNQTKVVNH, from the coding sequence ATGGAAAATTCAAATAAAACGTCAACATTAATTACTTTAATTTCTGTCTTTTTTTTCTGGGGTTTTGTTGCTGCAAGTAATGATATTTTAATACCTGTTTTTAAGGAGAAGCTTAATCTTCAGCAATGGCAGTCACAAATGGTGTCTTTTGCATTTTATGTTGCATATACTGTAGGGTCATTAATTTATTATTTGATTTCACAATCTGCAAAAGGAGATATTCTAAATCGTATAGGTTATAAGAATGGAATTTCTTTAGGACTAATAATTTCTGCAATTGGAACATTGTTGTTTTATCCTGCAGCTCAAACTGCATCATTTCCTTTAATGATTTCAGGTTTGTTTATTGTTGGTTTAGGCTTTTCATTACAGCAAATTGCTGCTAATCCGTTAGCCATTGTTATGGGAGATCCTAAAAAGGGTTCTCAGAGGCTAAGCCTAGCTGGTGGTGTTAATAATGTTGGTACTACTATCGGTCCGCTTTTAGTTAGTTTTGCAATTTTTGGAACAATTGCAACAACAGGTACTAATATTGCTGATATCTCTAGTATTAAAACTCCATATTTAATTCTTGGTGCTGCATTTATTCTTGTTGCTATTGTTTTTAAATTTTCATCTATCCCCAATAAAATTCCAACAATAAATGATGATAATTCAACTGATTCACATTCTTTAAATGACAGAAAGAGTGCTCTAAAGTATCCACAGCTGGTTTTAGGAATGATTGGAATATTTGTTTATGTAGGTGTTGAAGTTTCAACTGCAAGTAATTTGCCTGAGTTTATGAAACAGCATATCGGTTTAACAACAGATAAAATTGCTCCGTTTATTTCATTATTCTGGGCTAGTTTAATGATTGGAAGATGGACTTCGTCAGTTGGTGCATTTAATATTAAAGGAAGCCTTAAAGATATAATGAGGTTTTTAATGCCATATATAGCATTTGGAGTTTTTCTAGTTGTTAATAAAATTGCTAATCACGATATTACACCGTTTTATATTTATGCATTTGTAATTGTAGCTTTAATTATTGCTGATATATTAAGTAAAGGCAATCCTGCACGTCAGTTATTATTATTCTCTTTATTAGGAATTTCTGCGTTATTTGTTGGAATGCTTAGTGATGGTATGGTAAGTGTTTATGCATTTATTAGTGTTGGTTTGTTTTGTAGTACCTTATGGCCTTGTATTTTTACACTTGCAATTGCAGGATTGGGAAGACATACTAATTCGGGATCGAGTTTTCTAGTTATGATGATAATGGGAGGCGGTGTAATAAGTTTAATTCAGGGTTATGTTTCTTCTGATGATATTTTAGGTATACAATGGAGTTATCTGGTTGGTGTAGCATGTTTTGCATATCTTGCCTTTTATGCATTTAAGGTGAATGGGATATTAAAAAAACAGGGAATAGATTTTAATCAAACTAAAGTTGTAAATCATTAA
- a CDS encoding family 20 glycosylhydrolase, with amino-acid sequence MNIFYCFSRLYYAKKFILFSLIILLFINAKSQSDLMLIPKPSISVLYDGHFVISSSTVCVIDNKSTVNSINLFNQYLKLYYGFTLEISKSKQITNNKITIEFLKDKPMGYYELVVGNEKIEIKGSEDGIFYAFQTLKQLISKNSSGKVELPCCLVHDYPRFSWRGMHLDVSRHFVAIDSVKRYIDYLASYKMNVFHWHLTDDQGWRIEIKKYPKLTQVGGYRSGTLIGSYSVTPQKFDTIRYGGYYTQQQIKEVVAYAKQRHVTIVPEIEMPGHAMAAISAYPELSCTKHKIEPSKLWGVFDDVFCANDSTIIFLTDVLTEVMDLFPGQYIHVGGDECPKTRWRVCKNCQAIIKREGLKDENELQSYFIKRIEKFVNSKGRKLIGWDEILEGGLAPNAAVMSWRGTQGGIDAAKQKHYVVMTPGSHCYFDHYQGSPKSEPLAIGGYTTVEKVYSFEPVPSELSNEESMYILGAQANVWTEYITSFKHVEYMIFPRICALSEVLWSKKEVRNWDEFKVRLTNHFKLLDKYGINYSKAMFEVVSTVSSETNGVSVNLKSGFADSRILYTLDNSEPDLNSAVFKDNIIINKDLTLKTACFDSQKQLSPVLEQAFIITKSTGKKITLAKEPNKVYNNGGAFTLVDGIIGKIPWYGKEWLGFSGENLEAIIDLQKEEVIQSVIVDVLLAESSWIYLPSSIEVLVSNDGGNYISVANADYEKIKNSGRAIKLFSTNSKARFVKVIVKNFGTIPEGKPGEGNKAWLFVDEIQIQ; translated from the coding sequence ATGAATATTTTTTATTGTTTTTCAAGACTATATTATGCAAAGAAATTTATTTTATTTTCTTTGATTATACTATTATTTATTAATGCCAAATCGCAATCAGATTTAATGTTGATACCTAAACCGAGCATTTCTGTATTGTATGATGGACATTTTGTTATTTCTTCATCAACAGTATGTGTAATTGATAATAAGTCAACTGTTAATTCAATTAATTTATTTAATCAATATCTAAAACTTTATTATGGTTTTACTCTTGAAATTAGCAAATCTAAACAAATAACAAATAATAAAATAACCATTGAGTTTCTTAAAGATAAACCAATGGGTTATTATGAACTTGTAGTGGGAAATGAAAAAATTGAAATTAAAGGTAGTGAGGATGGTATTTTTTATGCTTTTCAGACTTTAAAGCAATTAATTAGCAAGAATAGTAGTGGAAAAGTAGAATTACCATGTTGTTTGGTTCACGATTACCCAAGATTCTCATGGCGAGGAATGCATTTAGATGTATCTAGGCACTTTGTTGCAATTGATTCTGTTAAGAGATACATTGATTATCTTGCGTCTTATAAAATGAATGTATTTCACTGGCATTTAACGGATGATCAGGGTTGGAGAATAGAAATAAAAAAATATCCGAAATTAACTCAGGTAGGAGGGTACAGAAGTGGAACTCTTATTGGTTCATATTCCGTAACACCTCAAAAATTTGACACAATTAGATATGGTGGTTATTATACTCAACAACAAATTAAAGAAGTTGTTGCTTATGCAAAACAAAGACATGTAACTATTGTTCCAGAAATTGAAATGCCCGGACATGCCATGGCTGCAATATCAGCATATCCCGAATTATCCTGCACAAAACATAAGATAGAGCCTTCAAAACTATGGGGTGTATTTGATGATGTTTTTTGTGCAAATGATTCTACTATTATTTTTTTAACTGATGTGTTAACTGAAGTAATGGATCTGTTTCCAGGTCAGTATATACATGTTGGGGGTGACGAATGTCCTAAGACCAGATGGAGGGTTTGTAAAAACTGTCAGGCAATTATAAAGCGAGAAGGATTAAAAGACGAAAATGAATTGCAGAGCTATTTTATTAAACGTATTGAGAAATTTGTAAATTCAAAAGGAAGGAAGTTAATTGGTTGGGATGAAATTCTTGAAGGTGGTTTGGCACCTAATGCAGCTGTAATGTCATGGCGCGGAACTCAGGGTGGAATTGATGCTGCAAAGCAAAAACATTATGTAGTTATGACACCTGGTTCACATTGTTATTTTGACCACTATCAGGGAAGTCCAAAATCTGAACCACTTGCAATCGGTGGATATACAACAGTAGAGAAAGTTTATTCTTTTGAACCGGTTCCATCAGAGTTATCTAATGAGGAGTCAATGTATATTTTGGGAGCACAGGCAAATGTCTGGACTGAATATATTACAAGTTTTAAGCATGTAGAGTATATGATATTTCCTAGAATTTGTGCATTGTCTGAGGTTTTATGGTCAAAAAAGGAAGTTAGAAACTGGGATGAATTTAAAGTTAGGTTAACAAATCATTTTAAGTTGTTAGATAAATATGGCATAAATTATTCAAAAGCTATGTTTGAAGTTGTTTCAACAGTTTCTTCTGAAACTAATGGAGTTTCGGTTAATTTAAAATCGGGATTTGCAGATAGCAGAATACTATATACTCTCGATAATTCGGAACCTGATCTTAATTCTGCAGTTTTTAAAGATAATATTATTATAAATAAAGACTTAACACTAAAGACTGCATGTTTTGATTCACAAAAACAATTAAGCCCTGTTTTAGAACAAGCATTTATTATAACAAAATCTACAGGTAAAAAAATTACATTGGCAAAAGAACCGAATAAGGTATACAATAATGGAGGTGCATTTACATTGGTAGATGGAATAATTGGTAAGATTCCATGGTATGGAAAAGAATGGCTTGGTTTTTCAGGTGAGAATCTGGAGGCTATTATTGATTTGCAAAAGGAAGAAGTTATACAATCAGTTATTGTTGATGTTTTGTTAGCAGAAAGCAGTTGGATCTATTTGCCTTCGAGTATTGAAGTGTTAGTTTCTAACGATGGGGGTAATTATATTTCAGTTGCAAATGCTGATTATGAAAAAATTAAAAATTCGGGCAGAGCGATAAAATTATTTTCAACAAATTCTAAAGCAAGGTTTGTGAAAGTTATTGTTAAAAATTTCGGTACTATTCCTGAAGGAAAGCCTGGTGAGGGAAATAAAGCATGGTTATTTGTAGATGAAATTCAAATTCAATAA